The Gordonia terrae genome contains the following window.
TGCGGTGGCGGAGCACGGGGCCGACGCGGTGGTCGTCGGCGCGGGACTGGCGGGGCTCGTCGCGACATACGAGCTCACCAAGGCCGGGCGCCGCGTCGTGGTGGTCGATCAGGAGAATCGCAAGAACCTTGGCGCCCAGGCGTTCTGGTCGCTGGGCGGATTGTTCATGGTGGACACCCCGGAGCAGCGTCGACTCGGCATCAAGGACTCGGTGGACCTCGCCCTGCAGGACTGGATGGGGTCGGCCGGCTTCGACCGTGACGACGAGGACTACTGGCCACGCCAGTGGGCCCGCGCCTACGTGGACTTCGCCGCCACCGAGAAGCGGCAATACCTGCACGACCTCGGCCTGCGTATCACCCCGATCGTCGGATGGGCCGAACGCGGCGGCGGGTTCGCCGACGGCCACGGCAACTCGGTACCCCGCTTCCACCTCACCTGGGGAACCGGACCCGAGGTGGTCCGGGTCTTCGCCGAGCCGGTCCTGGAGGCGGAGAAGCGCGGGCTCGTCGAGTTCCGGTTCCGGCATCGGGTCGACGAGCTGATCGTCGACGACGGTACCGCCGTCGGCGTTCGAGGCGTCACGCTCGCACCGACCGACGTCGACCGCGGCCGCGAATCGAACCGGGATACCGTGGGCGACTTCGAGATCCGTGCCGGGGCGGTCATCGTCACGTCGGGCGGCATCGGCCACAACCACGACCTGATCCGCAAGAACTGGCCGGTCGAGCGACTCGGCCCCGCGCCGGAGACGATGATCTCCGGCGTCCCGGCCCACGTCGACGGCCGGATGCTGGAGATCAGCGAGACCGCGGGCGCCAACATCGTCAACCGCGACCGGATGTGGCACTACACCGAGGGCATCCACAACTGGGACCCGATCTGGCCCGATCACGCGATCCGCATCATCCCCGGCCCGTCGTCGCTCTGGCTCGACGCCAACGGCAATCGTCTCGCGCCACCGAACTTCCCCGGCTTCGACACCAATTCGACGATGAAGGCGATCCTGTCGGCCGGCCACGACTACTCCTGGTTCATCCTCACCCAGACGATCGTGGAGAAAGAGTTCATGCTGTCGGGTTCGGAGCAGAACCCCGACATCACCGAGAAGGACCTGAAGCTCACCGCGAAGAGCCGGCTGGCGAAGGGCGCATCGGGTCCGGTGGACGCCTTCGTGCGCAACGGCGTCGACTTCGTGGTCGCCGACAACCTGCCCGAGCTGGTGGCCGGGATGAACAAGATCGCCCGCGGCCCCGAGCTCGATCTCGCACACATCGAACGCATCATCTCCGCGCGTGACGCGGAGATCGGCAACAAGTTCTCCAAGGACGCGCAGCTGATGGCGATCACCAACGCGCGACAATTCCTCGGCGACAAGATCGTTCGCGTCGCCAAACCGCACCGGCTGCTCGATCCGGAGCACGGCCCGCTGATCGCCGTCCGGCTCAACGTCCTCACCCGCAAGACCCTGGGCGGGCTCGAGACCAACCTCGACTCCCAGGTGCTGCGACCCGACGGCAGCGCGTTCGACGGTCTGTTCGCCGCCGGTGAGGTCGCGGGCTTCGGCGGTGGGGGCGTACACGGGTACAACGCCCTGGAGGGGACGTTCCTCGGCGGATGCATCTTCTCCGGCCGCGCCGCCGGTCGGGCAGTGGCCCGGGCCACACCGCGCGGCTGATCCACGGTACGACCGCACGTCGTCGGCGAAAAGGGTTGCCTGCCCTATACATTCGCGGCACGATCTGCTGCCCCATGCCGGTACGCGATCGACTAGGGTGTTCAGCGTGCCGGTCCCCCAGACGATCCTGACCCGGAAGACGAAATCGGCGATCTTCCTCGTCTTCACCATCGACGACGGCGGTGAGGACGCGGTTCGCGATGCGCTGGAAGAGATCCCCGGACTGAACAACGCGGTGTCCTCGCGAGCGCCCGAGGCGGCGCTGGCCGGCATCGTGTCGATCGGGTCCGAAGCGTGGGACCGCCTGTTCGACGGCCCGCGGCCTCGCTCGTTGCGGCCGTTCGTCCCGTATGAGGGCGAGGTCCACACCGCCCCGGCGACGCCCGCCGACCTCCTTGTGCACATCAAGTCCGACGACATGGGCCTGTGCTACGAACTCGGCGCCAAGATCACCGAGACACTCGGAGACGCGGTCACCGTCGTCGACGAGGTGCACGGGTTCCGCTACTTCGACCTCCGCGACCTCATCGGGTTCGTCGACGGCACCGAGAACCCGACCGGGCAGGCCGCGATCGACGCGATCACGGTCGGCGACGAGGACCCCGACTTCGAGGGCGGCAGCTACGTCGCCGTCCAGCGCTACGTCCACGACCTGTCGTCGTGGAACGACCTGAGCACCGAGGATCAGGAAGCCGCGATCGGACGCACCAAGCTCGACAACGTCGAGATGTCCGACGAGGTGAAGCCCCCGAACTCGCACATCGCCCTGAACGTCGTCGAGGACGAGAACGGGGAGGAGATCGACGTGGTCCGTGACAACATGCCGTACGGCGACGTCTCCGGCAGCACGGTGAACGGCAAAGGCGTCAACGGCACCTTCTACATCGCCTACTCGGCGGCCCCGGATGTCACCGAGGAGATGCTGCGCAAGATGTTCATCGGCGACCCGCCCGGCACCTACGACCGCCTCCTCGACTTCACCACGGCGGTCACCGGAGCACAGTTCTTCACCCCGACACTCGACTTCCTCGAAGACCTGCCGCCCGCACCCGACGCGGCACCCGCCACACCCCCGGCACCGACGACCCGTTCCGACGGTTCGCTGGGCATCGGGTCTCTGCACTGACGTCACCTTCCGACCACCGCACCAGGAGGACACCATGAACAACCTGCATCGCGAACTCGCGCCGATCTCCGACGCGGCGTGGGCGGAGATCGAGGAGGAGGCGACCCGCTCGTTCAAGCGCAACGTCGCGGGCCGGCGCCTCGTCGACGTGACCGGGCCGCTCGGTTCCGACACCGCGTCGGTGACCCTGGGACATCGCACCAAGATCGACTCACCCGCCCAGGGCATCACCGCCTTCCAGCGCCGCACC
Protein-coding sequences here:
- a CDS encoding FAD-binding dehydrogenase, which produces MAEHGADAVVVGAGLAGLVATYELTKAGRRVVVVDQENRKNLGAQAFWSLGGLFMVDTPEQRRLGIKDSVDLALQDWMGSAGFDRDDEDYWPRQWARAYVDFAATEKRQYLHDLGLRITPIVGWAERGGGFADGHGNSVPRFHLTWGTGPEVVRVFAEPVLEAEKRGLVEFRFRHRVDELIVDDGTAVGVRGVTLAPTDVDRGRESNRDTVGDFEIRAGAVIVTSGGIGHNHDLIRKNWPVERLGPAPETMISGVPAHVDGRMLEISETAGANIVNRDRMWHYTEGIHNWDPIWPDHAIRIIPGPSSLWLDANGNRLAPPNFPGFDTNSTMKAILSAGHDYSWFILTQTIVEKEFMLSGSEQNPDITEKDLKLTAKSRLAKGASGPVDAFVRNGVDFVVADNLPELVAGMNKIARGPELDLAHIERIISARDAEIGNKFSKDAQLMAITNARQFLGDKIVRVAKPHRLLDPEHGPLIAVRLNVLTRKTLGGLETNLDSQVLRPDGSAFDGLFAAGEVAGFGGGGVHGYNALEGTFLGGCIFSGRAAGRAVARATPRG
- a CDS encoding Dyp-type peroxidase encodes the protein MPVPQTILTRKTKSAIFLVFTIDDGGEDAVRDALEEIPGLNNAVSSRAPEAALAGIVSIGSEAWDRLFDGPRPRSLRPFVPYEGEVHTAPATPADLLVHIKSDDMGLCYELGAKITETLGDAVTVVDEVHGFRYFDLRDLIGFVDGTENPTGQAAIDAITVGDEDPDFEGGSYVAVQRYVHDLSSWNDLSTEDQEAAIGRTKLDNVEMSDEVKPPNSHIALNVVEDENGEEIDVVRDNMPYGDVSGSTVNGKGVNGTFYIAYSAAPDVTEEMLRKMFIGDPPGTYDRLLDFTTAVTGAQFFTPTLDFLEDLPPAPDAAPATPPAPTTRSDGSLGIGSLH